Below is a genomic region from Alphaproteobacteria bacterium SS10.
GCCTTGGTGTAGGGGTGGGTTGGATTGTTAAACAGCGCATCCCGATCCGCGACCTCAACCAGATTACCACGGCACATAACGGCGATCCGGTCAGCCACGTAATCAATCACCGCAAGATTGTGAGAGACGAAGAGATAGGTTAGGTCCAGCGCCTTCTGCAGGTCCTTCAACAGGTTCAGGATTTGCGCCTGAACTGAGACGTCCAGGGCAGAAACCGGCTCATCACACAGCAGTAGTTCTGGGTGCAGTGCTAGAGCACGCGCCACCCCGATACGCTGGCGCTGACCGCCAGAGAAGCTGTGTGGGAACGCCGATAGCTTACGGGAGTCGAGGCCAACCAGATGCATCAACTCAACTGCTCGCTCTCGCCGCCAGGCCTGGTCACCCACCTCCTGCACCAAGAATGGCTCAGTCAGAATCTCTGAAACCGGCATGCGGGGATTGAGCGATCCAAACGGGTCTTGGAAGACGAATTGGATCTTCTTGCGAAGGTCGTTTCGGCGCCACTGGTTCTCATCGAACCGGGTAACGTCGAGCGCCTTATCCGCCGCGGCGTGGTAGCGGACTGTGCCAGTGTCGGCATGTTGTGCGCCCACAATGATCTTGGACAGGGTGGTTTTGCCGCTGCCGCTCTCCCCCACTAGGCCCAGGCACTCACCCTTACGCAAGGTAAGGTCGATACCGCGTAGGGCTTTGATCCCCTCACCCGCCTTAAGTGGGTAAGTTTTCTCAACCCCCTTAATCTCAAGCAACGGCGCTCCACGCGGCACCGGTTGCGGTTTATGGGTTTCGCTATCGACCTCGGCGGCCTGCTGACCGGCCAGGGCGCGACTGACCTCAATCGGCCGAAGTGGCTGGAGGCGTTTATCCCGGTCGGCACCAATGGTTGGAACAGCGCGGAATAAGGCCTGCAGATAGGGGTGGGAGGCATTCTGGAACACCTGATCAACCGGCCCACGCTCCATAATCCGGCCGCGATAAGCGACGACGACATAATCCGCCATATTCGCAACCACCCCCAGATCGTGGGTGATCATCAGGACCGACATACCGAACTCGCCCTGCAAGTCACGGATCAATGTCAGAATTTGCGCCTGGATGGTGACGTCCAGGGCGGTGGTTGGTTCATCCGCGATCAGTAAGGCCGGTCGGTTGATCAGCGCCATCGCAATCATGGCCCGCTGGCGAAGCCCACCGGATAGCTCAAACGGATACTGGCTGAGCGATTGGCGCGGATTTGGAAACCCAACCCGGTTTAACATCTCCTCTGCGGCCTCAAGGCAGGCCGCGCGGCTCATCTTGCCATCCTCACGGGCATGGAGGCGAAGCACCTCACCAATCTGATCACCAATGGTGTGCAGCGGCGATAGGGACGTCATCGGCTCCTGGAAGATCATGCCAATACGATCACCACGCAGCGCCCGAAGCTGGGATGATTTAGGCGACAAAGCCGCCATATCGATGGGCGGCTCATCAGCCCCTTTGTCGAAAAACAGAACCTGGCCGCGCTCAATATTCGCGGTGGCAGGCAATAGCCGCATGATCGTGTTGGCTATGACAGACTTGCCGGAACCACTCTCCCCCACCAGGGCCGTGACCTTGCCGGCTGGGATTGGGAAGGTCACCCCGTCGACCGCCTTTGTGTCTCCCTCCAAACCCGAGAAGGAGACAGCAAGGTCATGAATCTCAACGATATTCGACATAAAGGATGGATCAGTGCTCGAGAGGCTGGCGCCAGCGAATAGCCGGGTGGTCCGTGGTGACGGCGAGGAAGCGCTCAACAAATTGCCATACCTCGGCGCTATGCACCAAATGATGGGTCATCAAACCGATTTGTGTGGTTGTGACCCTGTCACCAATTCGCGCCGCTTTCAGGCGTTCAATGATCGGCGCCAAGGCAGTTGCCGCCCCGGTATAGGCACGATCGTCCCGCCAGTTGATAGGGTCGCAATGAACATTCAAGCGCGCCAAACCATCGGGTAGCTCAACATCCGGCTGATCGGCAAAACAAGACAGCGCCGCAAAATCTAAACCGGGCAAGGCATCAACAACATCGGCATTAATACGGTTCCATGGCGGAACCAACATCGATAAGCGCGATGGGTGATTGCGCGGCATCAGATCATCAAGGATAGCCTGCCCACGTCCAATTCGATCAATGACCGCCGCAGCGCCCAAACCACCGCCAAGCTCAATTTTCTTCTGACCAGGCGGCGCGTTATTGTCATGGGACAGGCCATGCTGTGCGCAATAGAGATGGGGCGTATCAGCGACCTGTTGAACCAGGCCGGGTTGCAGCCGCGCCGGGATAACCGCAAGGACCAGTTGGGCTGCAAACTTTTGGGATAGCCCAGTCAGGCGGTCTAAGGCTTTGCTACACTCCACAGCATCATCATCCCGCCACCAAAAACGAGATGTCAGCCCAGCGCTGGACCAGGCGTCGAGTTCATCGACAAGCGCGGTCCAGGCGGCATCCTCTTCCATGGGATCAGGATGCGATTTTATCGAGGATGAAGGCTGCCGTCTTACCAGCGCCGTCGAGCGATAGTTTAGGCGGCGGGGAGATTACGGTGCCCCGCTCCCATAGTGCGTTGATCGCCTCGGCTAGTTTCTCAGGCGTCAGGTTATCCGCCTTCTGAACCGCAACCAGTCCATGGGCTGCCAGCTTCTCGGCGCGTACCCGCTGCTCCGTCTCCTGCCCCTCATCATACGGGACGGCGAGCCCACGGCGGCCAGCGATGATCCACTCCATCACCGTGTTATATCCTGCCTGACCAATGCTAAGGGCGGCCCGCGCATGCAGGATGGCCATATCGGGTCTAGCCCGCTCAATCAGGATACCCTCCGGCGCATGGTCCATCAGACGACCAATATCTGGGCCTGGCATTGCCGGACCACAGATCAGGTGCCAACGACGATCGGCCAGGATCGTATGCGACTTCGCCGACATGGCACAGGCCAGCAGGTCATAGCCAACGGCACCACCACCGGCGGAGACGATGACCTCTTCACCTGGCTCGTTGAATGCGCTGACCACGGGTTGCAGGCTGCGCTGATCAACCACAAAACCGGTATAGGTCAAGCGATTGCCATAGGTGGGATCAACCGGGAAGCTATCCTCCAGGCGCATGAAGTTTGGATCACCATGAACCAAGATATGGTCGATATGTTGGCTCAACTGATCAGCGATCCATGGCAGCCGGTCTTCCTTTGCAGGCGGCACAAGTACGTCGCGAACTGAGCTAATAGTCACCGGCCGATCATCCCAGCCAGCAATCTCTTCCAAGAGCGGCTCAAGCTCAAAGCGGAAGCCACGGCGACCG
It encodes:
- a CDS encoding ABC transporter ATP-binding protein, coding for MSNIVEIHDLAVSFSGLEGDTKAVDGVTFPIPAGKVTALVGESGSGKSVIANTIMRLLPATANIERGQVLFFDKGADEPPIDMAALSPKSSQLRALRGDRIGMIFQEPMTSLSPLHTIGDQIGEVLRLHAREDGKMSRAACLEAAEEMLNRVGFPNPRQSLSQYPFELSGGLRQRAMIAMALINRPALLIADEPTTALDVTIQAQILTLIRDLQGEFGMSVLMITHDLGVVANMADYVVVAYRGRIMERGPVDQVFQNASHPYLQALFRAVPTIGADRDKRLQPLRPIEVSRALAGQQAAEVDSETHKPQPVPRGAPLLEIKGVEKTYPLKAGEGIKALRGIDLTLRKGECLGLVGESGSGKTTLSKIIVGAQHADTGTVRYHAAADKALDVTRFDENQWRRNDLRKKIQFVFQDPFGSLNPRMPVSEILTEPFLVQEVGDQAWRRERAVELMHLVGLDSRKLSAFPHSFSGGQRQRIGVARALALHPELLLCDEPVSALDVSVQAQILNLLKDLQKALDLTYLFVSHNLAVIDYVADRIAVMCRGNLVEVADRDALFNNPTHPYTKALLAAVPEPRLDRKLDFEKIRDGGQSEPEAWPEPFTIDQQHQPGLISVADNHFVRARA
- a CDS encoding polysaccharide deacetylase family protein; this encodes MEEDAAWTALVDELDAWSSAGLTSRFWWRDDDAVECSKALDRLTGLSQKFAAQLVLAVIPARLQPGLVQQVADTPHLYCAQHGLSHDNNAPPGQKKIELGGGLGAAAVIDRIGRGQAILDDLMPRNHPSRLSMLVPPWNRINADVVDALPGLDFAALSCFADQPDVELPDGLARLNVHCDPINWRDDRAYTGAATALAPIIERLKAARIGDRVTTTQIGLMTHHLVHSAEVWQFVERFLAVTTDHPAIRWRQPLEH
- a CDS encoding glycosyl transferase, coding for MTTVAFYIQHLLGMGHVHRTAALAEATAKAGKRLDVEVVVINGGTNDMAAMVPNCRVEQLPAIGINERDFNDHRDPDGEPVTEEYLSARRRRLIALVKSIRPAALVLELYPFGRRGFRFELEPLLEEIAGWDDRPVTISSVRDVLVPPAKEDRLPWIADQLSQHIDHILVHGDPNFMRLEDSFPVDPTYGNRLTYTGFVVDQRSLQPVVSAFNEPGEEVIVSAGGGAVGYDLLACAMSAKSHTILADRRWHLICGPAMPGPDIGRLMDHAPEGILIERARPDMAILHARAALSIGQAGYNTVMEWIIAGRRGLAVPYDEGQETEQRVRAEKLAAHGLVAVQKADNLTPEKLAEAINALWERGTVISPPPKLSLDGAGKTAAFILDKIAS